In Ostrea edulis chromosome 6, xbOstEdul1.1, whole genome shotgun sequence, a single window of DNA contains:
- the LOC125647976 gene encoding uncharacterized protein LOC125647976, whose product MRMAMMYSRGVKLVFVCVCGTAMVMFVGTSWMNSHKEERAVIDQCGTNFTELSKLDSVKSLLPKASLKYMYKANGCNFVPRPYKKLTAKENHRKNRCVENFKLDHARGNGQFWEGETQYIRHTHHKYLTSDSIVLDIGGNKGEDAEAMIQAYHPGIYIILEPINSFFTALVKKFKNNKKVTLYNFGIAAKNDVFNVNIVGHGGDATSVFASNKGGKCELKVYNTTDFLYRLGGPCIDIDLITINCEGCEFEILETLLSSGLISRFKHVQFATHPNLKHLQRPVERYCEIQQKLARTHVLTYQYKFCWETWRRRSRA is encoded by the exons ATGA GAATGGCTATGATGTATTCCCGAGGGGTGAAACTcgtctttgtgtgtgtgtgcggAACAGCCATGGTAATGTTTGTCGGAACTTCATGGATGAACAGTCACAAAGAGGAAAGAGCAGTCATCGATCAATGCGGGACAAATTTTACAGAGCTGTCCAAATTAGATTCTGTGAAGTCATTACTACCAAAAGCTtccctcaaatacatgtataaggccAATGGCTGCAATTTTGTACCGAGGCCTTATAAAAAACTGACGGCCAAAGAAAATCATCGTAAGAACAGATGTGTAGAGAATTTCAAATTGGACCATGCTCGTGGTAATGGACAATTCTGGGAGGGGGAAACACAGTACATACGTCATACACATCACAAATATTTGACGTCAGACAGTATAGTTCTTGATATTGGCGGAAACAAAGGCGAGGATGCTGAGGCCATGATACAAGCTTATCATCCGGGCATTTATATCATCCTAGAACCAATCAATTCTTTCTTTACAGCGCTGGTCAAAAAgttcaaaaacaacaaaaaggTGACATTATACAACTTTGGAATTGCCGCGAAAAATGACGTATTCAACGTAAATATCGTTGGGCATGGTGGAGATGCGACTTCCGTTTTCGCCTCAAACAAGGGAGGTAAATGTGAGTTGAAGGTCTACAATACAACTGATTTCCTTTATCGCCTAGGTGGTCCGTGTATAGACATAGACTTAATAACCATTAACTGCGAGGGATGTGAGTTTGAGATTCTAGAGACGCTTCTGTCCAGTGGTCTAATATCGCGATTCAAACACGTCCAGTTTGCCACACACCCCAATCTAAAACACTTACAGCGACCTGTCGAGCGGTACTGTGAAATTCAGCAGAAACTGGCTAGAACCCATGTCCTAACGTATCAATACAAGTTTTGCTGGGAGACATGGAGAAGGAGGAGCCGTGCATAA